Sequence from the Nocardia brasiliensis genome:
CGCGAAGAGGTCGACCTGTCGCTCCTCGCCGAGGAGGCCTCGGAAACGCTGCTGGCCCTTGCGGAAAAGCACGACGTCACCCTGGACACCTCCGGTGCGGTGGCGCGAACCGTCGGCTCCCACGCTCTGCTGCTGCAACTGGTGACCAATCTCGTGCACAACGCGATCGTGCACAACCTGCCCGCCGACGGTACCGCGTGGATCGTCACCCACGCGATGCCCGACGCGGTGCTGCTCGTCGTCGAGAACACGGGCGAAAAACTCAGTCCGCGCCTGGTTTCCACGCTGACCGAACCGTTTCAACGTGGCACCCAGCGCGTTCGCAGCGCGCACCACGCCGGCGTCGGTCTGGGCCTCGCGATCGCCAACAGCATCACCCAGGCCCACCACGGAACACTCACCCTCGCACCACGTCTCGACGGTGGGCTGTCGGTGATGGTGCGGCTGCCCACCACCGAGCAGTTCGCGCGGCCGCGGCTGCCTACCAGCGCACCGCGCCCGACGCCTTCAACCGGCGCAGCCCCCGGCTGAGCACGGGACGGTCCCAGAGGCTCGGCGGGGTGCGTTCTGGGTCCATCAGCTCGTTCTCGGCCAGCGGACTGTCTTCGTGCGCAACGGTTTCCGGCTCGAAGCGCACCAGAGTGCGGCCGGGTCCGCGCAGGGCCTCGACGGTGCGCAGCAGCGACGAGGTCTCGGCGAGGGTCGCGTCGAACTTCGCGGAGTCGGCGTCGAGATGTTCGCAGACCAGCTGGCGCCGGATCTCCAGGATGGTCTGCCGCAGTACGGCGCCGTCCGCGGTGTCGGGGGTGACCTCGACCGCGAGATCGCATTCGGTGTCGAAGCCCATGGATCGGTTGTTGAGGTTCGACGAGCCGACCCGCAACAGCCGATCGTCCATCACGAGCACCTTGGCGTGCACGTAGATCGGTGCACCGGCCGCGGTGACGGGGTAGTAGACGCCCAACCGCCCCTCGGAGTCGGCCTCCCACAACAGATGCAGCAGGCGCCGCCGGGCGCCGTCCATCGTTTGTTGTTCGAGCCAGCCGTCGGCGTGCCGCGGCAGCACCAGCACGATCTCTGGGCCGTCCGGCTCGCGCAGCCGCGCGGCGATCGCCTCGGCCAGCGTGCGGGAGGCCAGATACTGGCTCTCGATGTACAGCGACCGGGTGGCGCTCGCGATCGCCGCCAGGTATAGGGTCTCGATCTCGCGTACCTCCGCGCGGTCGGCGAGCTCAGGGAGCGTCCGCGCGATGCCCACGTCCACCGCGCGCATGGTCGGCGCCAGTCCGTCGGGCCACGGCTGCGCCCCGGCGATTTCCTCGACCGGTGCCAGCCGCTCACCGGTCGCCGCCTGCCAGCGGGATCGGGCCAGTTCCCCGATCGCCTTCGCCGCCTCGCCGTCCACGGCGGTGGTCGCGTCGTGCCACGGGCCGTACCGGTGGCCGTTCGGCTCGGTGCGATAGTGGTTGTCGTCGAGGTGGTCGCTGGTGTCCCAGCGGTCGACGGTCATGTCGATGCCGCCGCAGAACGCGAGCGCGTCGTCGATCACCACGATCTTCTGGTGATGGGCCGAACCGATCGGGTGCGCGCCGTCCATCTCCAAATGCAACCGTCGGTCGGTCAGCCAGTTGACGACGAAGATCGGCGTCATGCCGCGCCCGATCGCGGCGAACGCGCCGACATTCCACTTCAGCAGGTAGATGTCGAGGTCAGGGCGCTGCTTCGGCAGCCAGGACAGGAACTTGCCCAGCCGGTTCGGCCCGTCGAGGGTCTGCTCGCGCGGCTCGAGCTTGATCCGGGTATCGAAGTCCCACCCGATCAGCACAATGCGCTTGCGCGCCTGCAACATCGCGGACTTGGCATGCCGAAAATACTCGGCCGCGTCGACGATGCACGCCAGCCGCTCGGCCCGCGCGATCCGCCAACAGGTCTCGCCGGGCGTCAGGATGCGTCGCACGTCGTCCATCTCTCGCCCTTCCTTCCCTCCGTGCCCAGGAGTAGACGTTTCACAGTACTGCGCGCCCCCGCCACCCCGGCCCCTCCGCTGCCACCCTGACAAGACAGCGGCCCCTCGCGCCAGCGTCCAGAACCACGGCGAAGCTCGTGCCGGGGTCTGTTCAGTGCTGGATGTCGATGTCTGGATCTGTGGGCTCGCATGCCTTATGCGGGTGGGATCAGGTGGATCAGGAACTCCTGGTCACGGGCACCTGAACAGCGGCCCTGGACGATCTCGGCGCCGTCGGCGGTGTCTTGACCACGCAGCGCCAGACAGTGATTCGTGGCGGTGGTGCGGATGCGGAAGCGGGCCGCGCTCGCGGGGCCCGTCGGCTCGATCCGGAACTGCTGGGCGGGATTGTCGTCGGAGCAGTCGTCTCGGGGTTCGAGCAGGTTGTCGCCCGGTCCGCCGGTCAGGACGGTGAGGCAGCCGATGCCGTATCTCGAGTGGTGCCATTGGATCTGGACCGTCCCCTCGTCGATCGGGTCGAGGTAGACCCGCGGCGAGGACGACGAACAGACGCGCTGAGCAGCGATGGCGGTGGGGTAGCGCTGGGTGCGGTCGCGCCCTTCGGCAAGGCACAGTTCAGGCGTGCGAGCCGGTTGGATGCGTACCCAGCTGCCCACGTCGGCGAGGGCCAGCCCCGGTAGCGGTTGGCTCACCGTGGGGACCGTGTCGTCGTGCGTGTGCAACACCCAGTACTGCACGGCCAGTGTCCCCGCGATGCCGATCACCGCGGCCACGGTGAGGCCGATCAGGTACATCCATACCGAAACATGTTTTCGCCGTTCCGCTTTCGTTGGCTCGGCGGGCGGATCCGGCTCGTCGGCTGGCACGCTCTCGGTGACAACGCGGATCGGCGACTGCACGCGCATCGCGAGATACCGCCGGACATCGAGCCACTTCTTGATCTGGTCGCCGTCGAGTCCGCACGCCCGGGTGAACGCGATGACGAACCTTTCCCTCGGCAGGGTGTCGCGCCCGAGTGTGGTCGCGATCGTGCTGGACGGCAGCACATCCCCGGACGCCGCGGCCTTGCCTTCCAATTGCCGGTAGGCCAACCCGGACCAAGCCTTCAACAGCCGCAATGCGGCGATGAATTCTTTGGGAGAGCCGGCCCCGCCCGGCTCAGGTAGGTCAGTCGACGATAGGGCGGGCCCACCCTCCTCCGCTCGCTCCATAGCTTCCAGCATGGCAGAAGTTTCGGAACGGTCTCCCCCAGATGAGCACCCCTTAGGGGGTCGATCAGGTTGTAGCGCAAGCGATTGCGCCGAACTCCCACGTGGCCACTGCGCCGTGTGTCGCAAATGCGCTGCACGGCTTGTTTTTCCGCGCGGTGCCGGGTCGGCGGTACGCGCGGGCGCCGGCCGACGAGCTCGTCGTGCCCGTGTTGTGTGGGGAATGCACAGTGCGGGTTGAACACTCGTTCGTGACCGGTTTCGTACACGGCGTGCGGTGTCGCGCCGGTCGGTCGCGTCGCCGCTGGCAGCCGCACCGGCCGTGCGGCCGGCGGGTGTTCGAGCCTGTTCGCGAACAGCCCACGATCGTTCCGAACGCGGCCTGAACAGCGAAAACTCTTGGCGGACTGCACAGTCGAGGCAAGACTGGGACGACCAGTTTGCGACGGTTAACCGAAAGGGATCGTCGCGGGTTCGTCCGGGATTTACCCGCACGGGGGATTCGCAATCATCGTCGGCAGCCTGCTGCCCTGGGGGATTCGACAAAAAGGAGGGTTCTGCGTGAATGCCCGAGCAAGTATTCATCACGAATGGCAGGTCGTTGTCGTCGGGGCGGGAAATGCTGGCCTGTGTGCGGGAATCGCGGCGCTGCAGGCAGGCGCGGACTCGGTCGTGGTCCTCGAAACCGCGCCGAAGGACCTGCGCGGCGGCAACAGCGCGTTGACCAAGAGCGTGCGGTTCCCTTGGCACGACCGGTCTTACATCGCCGCGCTGCTCGACGAGGCCGACGAGCGCCGGGTCGAGGCACTGCTCGCCGGGCGGCGCGAGTACACCGAGGACGACTACCTCGACGACTGGCTGCGTGTTTCGGGCAGCCAGGTGGATGCCGCACTCATCGAGTCGATCATTCATCGGGCCAACAGCGCGCTCTCCTGGATGCACGGGCTCGGTCAGCGCTGGGTGCCGCGCCAGAACCCGCTGCCCGGCGATGTTCCGGTGGTATTCGACGGCGGCGGTCAGGGCCTGCAGGACCGCAATTTCGACCAGTACGAGCGGCTCGGCGGCGTCGTCTACTACGAGAACCAGGTAACCGGTATAGAACCCGCCACGGCCGGGAAGTACCGGCTGCTCGGTTCCGGCTCGGCGTTCCCGCTCGTCTGCGACGCGCTGATCCTCGCGTCCGGCGGCTTCGAGGGCAACGCGCAGTTGCGCGGACATCACCTGGGCAGTCACTGGCGCGATGTGAAGTTGCGTGGCGTGCCGTTCAACGACGGACTCCCCATGGCCGCCGCTATCGCATTGGGCGCGGACACCGCGGGCAACTGGCGTAAGTGCCACACCACGCCGCAGGGCATCGGATTGCCCAGTTACCTGTTGCCCGGCCAGATGTCGCGATCGCATGAGCTGACCCGCTATGCCTTCCCGCGCGGCATCGTCGTCAACCGGGGCGGTCGGCGCTTCTTCGACGAATGCGCCGAGTACAGCAATCTGGCCTATGTCACGCTCGGGCAGAAGATCATGGAACAGCCAGGCAAGATCGCCTTCCAGATCTTCGACAGCAAGGTGATCAACGCGGGTGGGCTGCCCGACAGCTATTTCAGTGACCCGGCGTCGCTCATCACCCCCTCGCTCGAGGACGGCGCTCGGCAGCTTTCCATCGATGCGGGCGCACTGCGCGACGAGGTCGATCGGCTCAACGGTGACGAGCACGCGGTCACGCATATCGACACGCCGCCTTACCTTTTCGTCCCGGTGGTCGCCGGCTTGACCTTCACCTACGGCGGACTCTCGGTGACCGAGGAGGCCGAGGTGCGCGGCGGCGGGGAACCGATCGACGGACTCTATGCCGCGGGGGTGATCGTCGGCGGGCTCTACGACCAGGGATATCCGGCGGGCACCGGGCTGATGGCGGGCGCGGTACTCGGCCGCGCGGCGGGCACCAATGCGGCCGAGTACGCCCGGCGTGCCGAGGCGGTCTGACATGCGCATCGCGGTAATCGGTTTGGGCATGATCGGCGCGCGGCACGCCGAGTACTTCGGACAGGCAGGGCACGAGGTGGTCACCGTCGATCGGCGCGGTGGCGCGGATTTCGATCACTTGGCAGCGGTACCGGACCCGTCGGAGGTGGCGGCGTGGGTGGTCGCGACCCCGACGGCCACCCATCTTCCGGTGGTCACCGAGATCCTGCGTGGCAGGCCGGACGCGCGCATCCTGCTCGAGAAGCCGGCCTGTTATCCCGCCGAACTGCCCGACCTCGCCAGGCTGGGCCGGCAATACCCGCAGGCACGCATCATCGTCAACGACGTCTACGCCTACAGCGCGGCGGTCCGCCAGTTCGCCGAGTCGGTCCGGGAATTCGGCCGAGCGGACGAGCCGAAGAAGATCACCATCGAGTTCACCAAGAACCGCGAGCACGACATCGCGAACGGCAGATTCGTCGACACGCGATACGGCGAGGCGGGCTACGAGTTCTTCCACATGCTGAGCATTCTGCGCTCGATTCTCCCGCCCGAGCGGTATCGGCGGTATCTGCGCACCGAGCCCGTCTCGATCACACCCGAGATGCGGGTGCGCACGAGGGCGACGGACCTGCCCGAGATCGAGCTCTACGCCTCGTCCAAGGGCGATATCGGGCACGCCGACCTGGCCGGCTTCGCTTTCCCCGGTGACCTGGCGCGCGACTGCCTGCGGCACTCGCTGGTGCCCTACGGCGCCGAATTCCGTTATCGCTTCGCCGATGTGGAACTCGCCTCCGGCAGGCATGTGACGTTGGTATTCGAGCCGCACTTCGGCGTCGCGCACGACTACAAGAACCTGCACGCCGTCTATATCCGTGATGCCGTCATGCGGCAGCAATTCACGCTCTGCGGAAACCATTTCAAGGAGGGGCTGCTCATCCAACTGGATCTGTTGTGCGGCACCGTGACACCCGTGCCCCCGATGCGACTTCCGGAGCATCGGTTCATGGCGGCTCTCGGTAGTCGATTCATCAATATCTGAGCACAAATCACAAGATCGAAAGAGGCACACCGAAATGCAAACCATCGAGGAAGTTTCGAAGCTCCTGCGCGTGGCGCCCGACATGCTTGCCGAAGTCACCGACGCGGCCGGGGCCCGCACCCGGGTCGCCACCTGGATCAAGTCCGAAGACACTGCCTACCAATTGTTCTCGCAACTCTGCCGGTTCGAGCACCCCTTCGCCGTGAGCTGGGTCCACAAGTCCGGTGAGCGGTCGCCGTACCTGTCGCTGGAACTGGCCGCGGAATCGCTGGACGACGACCGGCACCGGGCACTGCTGGCCGGTGTGGTGCTGTCCACCTCGACCGCGATTCCCTACGACTATCGAGCGCTGGCCGCCGAGGAGCTGCGGCGGCTCGGACCGGGGGAGTACGCCGCGGCGCTCGAAGAGGTGGTGGCCGCGTATCAGCCGCTGCCCGCGCGCACCCTAGAGGCGAAGATCAACGTGCCCACCGACGGCATCGATCACCTGTTCGACATTCCGGAGACCGCGCGGGAACGCATCGATCTACTGATCACCGCCAGCACCGCGAAGACGCTGGAGAGCAGGTATCTGCTCGCGGGACGAGTCCTCGGCAAGACCTCGGTCGCGCCCGCGAGCACCGACGCCGAACGGCTGATCGTCGAGGATGCCGGGACGAGCATGGTCGAGGCGGCGGACTATCTGGTGCCGTGGGATCAGGAGTTCCCCGGGCCGGGCGGCGCCGGGATCACGCTCGCGGAACTGATGCGCATCGTGCTGCTGTGCCCGGAATTCAAGCTGCCGGACGCGAAGGTGCGGCCGATCCTGGTCGACTTCTACCGGTCCGTGCTGCGGACCGGCGGGCGCTCGATCATCGGGCTCTCGGCCGGTGTCTTCCATGTCGAGCACGGCACGCTCGCCACGCCGTCCTACTACTACCAGGGCCGCGACGCCATCCTCGGCAAGGGTTTGGTGATCGACTGCGTCGGCGGCGCGATCCTGCAGAGCGGGTCCTTCCTCGGCGGTGGGTTCATGCCCATCCTGATCCACACGCACAAACACATTCGTAAGAGCGGCGGTTCCGGCGCCTCGGAACGAAAGACGATCCAGCCGTGCATATTCGCGGCCGAGGCGGGCGCGCGCTTCCCGATGGACGCGGTCGGTTTGTTCGAGACTGTCGACTATCTGGGGAAAGACGCTCCATACCAAGGCATTCGGGCGATCCCGCTCTGAAATCGCCCGTTCGCATGAGCAAGGAGATGAATGCTGTGTTCAATTCTGATATCGCTGTCATCGGCGCCGGCTACGTCGGACTGACGACGGCGGTGTGCTTGGCCTCGCTGGGACATCGCGTGGTGTGCGCGGACGTCGATCCGGCGAAGATCGAAACCTTGTCCGGCGGTGCCTCCACCATCGCGGAACCGGGGATGTGTGAACTGGTCGTGGACGGATTGGCCGCCGGGCGACTGAGCTTCGTGCTCGGCGCGAGCGCGGCGGTCACCGGCGCCGAGTTCGTCATCCTGTGCGTGCCGACCCCGATGGGCGCCGACGGTGCCGCGGACCTGAGCACGTTGGAGTCCGTCATCGCGGAGGTGCGCCACCAGCTGGCGCCGGGCTGTGTCGTGGTGAACAAGTCGACGGTGCCCGTCGGGAGCACGGTGCGGATCAACGGGCTGATCGACCGGGACGACGTCTCGGTCGTCTCCAACCCCGAGTTCCTGCGCGAAGGATCGGCGGTCAGCGACTTCCTGAATCCCGACCGGATCGTGGTCGGCTCGAGCGATCCCGAAGCGGCGCACAAGGTCGCGGCGCTGTACGACCGGCTCGCTGCCCCGGTGCTGGTGACCGGTGCGGCGAGTGCGGAGCTGATCAAATACGCGGCGAACTGCTACCTGGCCACGCGGCTGTCCTACGTGAACGCCATCGCGGAGTTGTGCGAATCCTTCGGTGCGGATATCGGCGACGTCACCGCGGGCATGGGCTACGACCAGCGCATCGGTAACCAGTTCCTCCGTCCGGGCCCGGGGTGGGGCGGATCGTGTCTGCCCAAGGACACCCACGCCCTGCTGCGTTCGGCGGAGGCGGTCGGTTGCGAGTTCCCGCTGCTGCGGGCGGCCATCGACACCAACGCCCGCCAGCGCGAGCTCGTCGTGGACAAGGTGCGTTCGGCGGTCGGCGGCAGCCTGGCCGGGGCGCGAATCGGCATGTTCGGCTTGACCTTCAAAGCCGGCACCGACGACCTGCGGGACTCCCCGGCGTTGGCGATCGCGGAGCGGCTGGCCGCCGAGGGTGCGGACGTGCGCGCCTACGATCCGAGCGTGCGCGACGCGGTGCCCGGCGTCACCGGTCGGGTGCGGGTCATGGAGACCGCCTACCACGCGGCGCATGGCGCGGCGGCGGTCATGCTGCTCACCGAGTGGCCCGAGTTCCGCGACCTCGACTGGAAGCGAGTCGCCTGCCTGCTCGACGGCCGTTCCGTCATCGACACGCGAAACCACTTGGACCCCATCGTCCTTCACCTGGCGGGTCTGTCGTGTGAACGCGTCGGCCGAGCCAGTCGGAAGCTGACCGATCTGGGTCTTGCCGGCTGATCCGGACGGCCCGGAACCCAGGTTCCGGGCCAACCGGATTTCCGGGTTCTCCCGGAGGTGCACGGTGCGGCCGCAACCTGGCGCTCGCAGCGGTTCTCCTGGCGGGCTGCGCGGCAACGGCGCTGTCACAGAGCGTCTTTCAACGACCGGGGCCGCCGTTGCCAGCCGCGGATTGGACCTATCCCAGCGGGCATGGCGTCATCGCGGTCACCATCGCCTTCGCCACCATCGTGCTCTGCGCGCAGCTGGCTCCCACCGCGCACAGTGCTCACGGTTGTCGCCCTGATCGCGCCCATTCCCACGTTGGCGAGCCGAATTGTCCTCGGCCAGCACTATTTGATCGACATAGCCGCGGCGGTCCTGCTCACCACCGGCGTGGGCCTGGTGACCATGCTCGCCCTGTGCCTGGACGCGAATCCGCGCCCGCTCGGGCCCGTTCTCTAGCGTGAGCCACCGGGATCAATTTTCGCGCAACGGGTTTGGGCAGATCCGGAACGCCGCCGCGCTATAGTGCCTGGCCAAGCCGCGCGGGTTCGCGGTGTGGTCAGTGGGAGGCGAAGTCCACCACCGCGATCCACTGGGTGCCGCCGGGGTAGAGGAGTCCGATGCCGGCGTGGGTATAGGCGCAGTTCTCGATATGTGGCCGGTGGCCGTCGCTCTGCATCCACCAGTCGACGGTGGCTTGCGGGGTGTTTCCCGGTGGTCCGCCGGCCCAGTAGATGATCTCGCCCCAGCGGACCAACGGGGCGTAGCGCGCCGCGGTGATCCGTGCCCCGCCGTCGGTGTTGTCGGTGCCCGTGTGGATGTCGGCCAGCGGTGGATCCGTTCCAGGCGGCCCGAAGTGTTCCGGATGGTCCCGGATATCGACGGCGTGCCGTTCGGCCGCGACCCGTAACTGATCGTCCCCCGACACCGGGTCGCAGTGCACGGCCGCCCGCCTCTGATTGATCAGATCGAGCAGATTCGAGCCCGGCACACTGGACGTGCCCGGACATGCGGTGAGCGCGACACTCGAGACTGCGGCCAGCCCGAGCGCGGTAATGATTCGATACTTCATCCCGTCATGGTTCGCCGGGAAATAGCAGCCCACCCGAGTAGTCGACTACTCGTTTCCCCAGGTCAACCCCTCGGCCCCGGCTGGGCGGCACGCTAGGCGCTGTCGGATCGGCGGGTGTGCTCGAGGGGGAGGAGTTTGCCGGTGCGGAGGGTGAGGTGATGGTCGGCGCGGGCGGCTTCGTCGGGGTCGTGGGTCGCTTGGACGACGGTCACGCCGGTGGCGCTGATGTCGCGCAGGATCTGTGAGATCGCTTGCTGGGTACGGGAATCCAGGCCGGCGGCGGGCTCGTCGAGGAGGAGCACCTCCGCTTCTTGGGCGAGGGCGCGGGCGAGCAGAACGCGCTGCCGTTGACCGCCGGACAGGTCGTCGAGCCGGCGGGTGGCCAGATCGGCGAGGTCGAGGCGGACGAGGCAGTCGTCGACGATGCCGCGATCGGCCCGGGTCAGCCGTCGCCATGGGCCGCGATGCGCCCACCGTCCCATGCGCACCGTCTCGCGCACGGTGATCGGCAGCGTCGGCGGCACGCTCGTGTGTTGCACCACGTACGCGGGACGGTGCTGCGAGGTGTGCCAGAGCGTCCCCGCGGTCGGCGCGAGCACCCCGGCGAGGACGGCGAGCAGCGTCGACTTTCCGGAACCGTTCGGCCCGACCAGGGCGGTGACCTTGCCCGCGGGAATGTCGGCGCTCACGTCGTGCAGGACGGCGCGGCCGGGATAGCCGGCGAACAACCCGCGCAGCCGGATCGCGATGGGGTCGGGAGTAGGGGACATCACACCTCACTTGTAATGACAATCATTTTCATTCTACTGTATGCCCATGGAATGGCTGTTCGCCCCGTTCGAGGTGGCATTTGTGCAACGGGCGCTCTGGGGCGGCCTGCTGGTCTCGGCGATCTGCGCCTTGGCTGGGACGTGGGTGGTGGTGCGCGGCATGGCCTTTCTGGGCGACGCGATGGCGCACGGCATGCTGCCCGGCGTCGCGGCGGCATCGCTGCTCGGCGGCAACCTGCTGATCGGGGCCACGATCAGTTGTGCCGCAATGGCTTTGGGTGTATCGGCCTTGGGCCGCAATCGGCGGCTCTCGGCCGATACCGGCATCGGGTTGCTGTTCGTCGGCATGCTGGCGGCGGGTGTCGTCATGGTGTCGCGTTCCCAGTCGTTCGCAGCGGATCTGACCGGTTTCCTGTTCGGTGACGTATTCGCCGTGCGAACAACGGATCTGGTGTTTCTCGTGTTCGCGGTGGCGATCGCGGGAATGGTCGCCGTGCTCGGCCATCGTGCGTTCGTGGCCTCCACCTTCGACCCGCGCACCGCGCACACCCTCGGACTGCGCCCGCGGCTCGCGCACGTGACGCTGGTCGGCCTTGTGACGCTGGCCATCGTGGCGTCGTTCCACATCGTCGGGACATTGCTGGTTTTCGGGCTGCTCATCGCGCCACCGGCGGCCGCGACGTACTGGGCCGACCGGATTCCGACCGTGATGGCGCTCGCGGCACTGCTCGGCGGGCTGGCCACGGTGCTGGGGCTGCTGATCTCCTGGCATGCCGGTACGGCGGGCGGTGCGACCATCGCCGCGGTGGCGGTGGGTCTGTTCTTCCTGTCCGCGCTGGCTGCGGTGCTACGTGATCGGCTGCGCGGCAAGGGGGTTCGCGCGGCCGCAGCCACGGCGAGCGCGCTGGCCGTGTTACCGCTGGCCGGGTGCGGGACACCCACCGAGGCGCCGGGCACCGTCGAGACGCCGCACGGCTATGTGGCGGGTGCGCAGGAGACGGCCGAGCCGCAGTCGCGGTTGGTCCTCGCCGATCGCGGCACCGGGGCGATCCAGGTCTTGGATCTGACCACCGAGCAGGTGGCGGATTCGGGCACGGCCGATAGCGTGCGCGAGATCGCGGGCGACGGCCGCTACGGCTATGTGAGCGCGGCGAATTCGACGCGCATCGTGGACAGTGGCGGCTGGATGGTCGATCACGGTGACCACGTGCACTACTACCGCGCCCCGATCCGCGATCTCGGCACCGTCGAGGGGCAGGTGCGCGCCGCGTACAGCGATCCCGTGGTGGCCGCGCTGCAACTCGACGGGGGTGCGACGATGGTGTTGGATCGCGCCGCGCTCGATCAAGGATCGATCGTCGAGCGAGTCAGGATCGCCGACGGCGCCGCCGTTCCGTACGCTGAGCACCTGCTGGTCGCGACCGGTGCTGGGGTGCGGGTGCGCACCCGCGACAACGCGGCGGTCACCGATATCACCGAACCGTGCCCCGACCCGCGCGGGCAGGCGGTGACGCGACGCGGCGTCGTATTCGGTTGCGCCGACGGCGCTCTCGTCGTGACCCGGCAGAACGAGACCTTCGTCGGCGAGAAGATCCGCTACCCGCGGGAGTCCGCCGAAAGGGCGACTGTCTTCACACATCGTCGCGGCAGCGCGACGCTCACCGCCCCGGCGGGACAGCAGGGATTGTGGCTGCTCGACGTGCGCAAGCGGCGCTGGACGCTGGCGCCGGTCGGCCCGGTCGTCGCGGTGAACACGGCGGGCGAGGGCGCGTCGATCCTCACGCTGACCCGGGACGGCACGCTGCACGGTATCGATGCCGAAACCGGCGGGGAGACAGCTCGAGTCGCGTTGCTCGAACCCCTCGCGGCGGACGCCCCGGTCCCGGTGATCCTGGTCGACACCAACCGGGCCTACGTCAACGACGCGCCGCGGCGGCAGGTCTACGAGATCGCCTACAACGACAACCTGCGCTTGGCCCGCACCTTCGGTGTCGGCCTTGCCCCGACCGACATGGTGGCGACCGGCGAATGAAAACCGTGATACGCCTGATCATTTCGCTCACCCTGTCGCTACCGCTGCTCGCCGGGTGCGGAGGCGACGGCGAACGCGCCGGCATCGTGGTCACCACCAATATCCTGGGCGACCTCACCCGCGCCGTCGTCGGTTCCGCCGCCGAGGTCACCGTGCTGATGCCGCCCAACGCCGACCCACATTCGTTCGGGGTCTCCGCCCAGCAAGCCGCGAAGCTGGATCGTGCCGCGCTGGTCGTGCACAACGGGCTCGGCCTGGAGGAAGGTGTCGCGCGGCATGTGGCGGCGGCGCAGAGCGCGGGCGTCCCGGCGCTGGCCGTCGGCGAGCACGTCGACCCGATCAGCTACACCTCCGATGCCGCGGTGGGCCGCCCCGACCCCCACTTCTGGACCGACCCCAAGCGGGTGCGCGTGGCGGTCGAGGCGATTGCCGCGGCCGTCGTCGAGCATGTCGGCGGGG
This genomic interval carries:
- a CDS encoding UDP-glucose dehydrogenase family protein yields the protein MNAVFNSDIAVIGAGYVGLTTAVCLASLGHRVVCADVDPAKIETLSGGASTIAEPGMCELVVDGLAAGRLSFVLGASAAVTGAEFVILCVPTPMGADGAADLSTLESVIAEVRHQLAPGCVVVNKSTVPVGSTVRINGLIDRDDVSVVSNPEFLREGSAVSDFLNPDRIVVGSSDPEAAHKVAALYDRLAAPVLVTGAASAELIKYAANCYLATRLSYVNAIAELCESFGADIGDVTAGMGYDQRIGNQFLRPGPGWGGSCLPKDTHALLRSAEAVGCEFPLLRAAIDTNARQRELVVDKVRSAVGGSLAGARIGMFGLTFKAGTDDLRDSPALAIAERLAAEGADVRAYDPSVRDAVPGVTGRVRVMETAYHAAHGAAAVMLLTEWPEFRDLDWKRVACLLDGRSVIDTRNHLDPIVLHLAGLSCERVGRASRKLTDLGLAG
- the aztA gene encoding zinc ABC transporter ATP-binding protein AztA; the protein is MSPTPDPIAIRLRGLFAGYPGRAVLHDVSADIPAGKVTALVGPNGSGKSTLLAVLAGVLAPTAGTLWHTSQHRPAYVVQHTSVPPTLPITVRETVRMGRWAHRGPWRRLTRADRGIVDDCLVRLDLADLATRRLDDLSGGQRQRVLLARALAQEAEVLLLDEPAAGLDSRTQQAISQILRDISATGVTVVQATHDPDEAARADHHLTLRTGKLLPLEHTRRSDSA
- a CDS encoding XRE family transcriptional regulator; protein product: MLEAMERAEEGGPALSSTDLPEPGGAGSPKEFIAALRLLKAWSGLAYRQLEGKAAASGDVLPSSTIATTLGRDTLPRERFVIAFTRACGLDGDQIKKWLDVRRYLAMRVQSPIRVVTESVPADEPDPPAEPTKAERRKHVSVWMYLIGLTVAAVIGIAGTLAVQYWVLHTHDDTVPTVSQPLPGLALADVGSWVRIQPARTPELCLAEGRDRTQRYPTAIAAQRVCSSSSPRVYLDPIDEGTVQIQWHHSRYGIGCLTVLTGGPGDNLLEPRDDCSDDNPAQQFRIEPTGPASAARFRIRTTATNHCLALRGQDTADGAEIVQGRCSGARDQEFLIHLIPPA
- a CDS encoding phospholipase D-like domain-containing protein, with the protein product MDDVRRILTPGETCWRIARAERLACIVDAAEYFRHAKSAMLQARKRIVLIGWDFDTRIKLEPREQTLDGPNRLGKFLSWLPKQRPDLDIYLLKWNVGAFAAIGRGMTPIFVVNWLTDRRLHLEMDGAHPIGSAHHQKIVVIDDALAFCGGIDMTVDRWDTSDHLDDNHYRTEPNGHRYGPWHDATTAVDGEAAKAIGELARSRWQAATGERLAPVEEIAGAQPWPDGLAPTMRAVDVGIARTLPELADRAEVREIETLYLAAIASATRSLYIESQYLASRTLAEAIAARLREPDGPEIVLVLPRHADGWLEQQTMDGARRRLLHLLWEADSEGRLGVYYPVTAAGAPIYVHAKVLVMDDRLLRVGSSNLNNRSMGFDTECDLAVEVTPDTADGAVLRQTILEIRRQLVCEHLDADSAKFDATLAETSSLLRTVEALRGPGRTLVRFEPETVAHEDSPLAENELMDPERTPPSLWDRPVLSRGLRRLKASGAVRW
- a CDS encoding Gfo/Idh/MocA family oxidoreductase, whose amino-acid sequence is MRIAVIGLGMIGARHAEYFGQAGHEVVTVDRRGGADFDHLAAVPDPSEVAAWVVATPTATHLPVVTEILRGRPDARILLEKPACYPAELPDLARLGRQYPQARIIVNDVYAYSAAVRQFAESVREFGRADEPKKITIEFTKNREHDIANGRFVDTRYGEAGYEFFHMLSILRSILPPERYRRYLRTEPVSITPEMRVRTRATDLPEIELYASSKGDIGHADLAGFAFPGDLARDCLRHSLVPYGAEFRYRFADVELASGRHVTLVFEPHFGVAHDYKNLHAVYIRDAVMRQQFTLCGNHFKEGLLIQLDLLCGTVTPVPPMRLPEHRFMAALGSRFINI
- a CDS encoding CAP domain-containing protein translates to MKYRIITALGLAAVSSVALTACPGTSSVPGSNLLDLINQRRAAVHCDPVSGDDQLRVAAERHAVDIRDHPEHFGPPGTDPPLADIHTGTDNTDGGARITAARYAPLVRWGEIIYWAGGPPGNTPQATVDWWMQSDGHRPHIENCAYTHAGIGLLYPGGTQWIAVVDFASH
- a CDS encoding FAD-dependent oxidoreductase, translated to MNARASIHHEWQVVVVGAGNAGLCAGIAALQAGADSVVVLETAPKDLRGGNSALTKSVRFPWHDRSYIAALLDEADERRVEALLAGRREYTEDDYLDDWLRVSGSQVDAALIESIIHRANSALSWMHGLGQRWVPRQNPLPGDVPVVFDGGGQGLQDRNFDQYERLGGVVYYENQVTGIEPATAGKYRLLGSGSAFPLVCDALILASGGFEGNAQLRGHHLGSHWRDVKLRGVPFNDGLPMAAAIALGADTAGNWRKCHTTPQGIGLPSYLLPGQMSRSHELTRYAFPRGIVVNRGGRRFFDECAEYSNLAYVTLGQKIMEQPGKIAFQIFDSKVINAGGLPDSYFSDPASLITPSLEDGARQLSIDAGALRDEVDRLNGDEHAVTHIDTPPYLFVPVVAGLTFTYGGLSVTEEAEVRGGGEPIDGLYAAGVIVGGLYDQGYPAGTGLMAGAVLGRAAGTNAAEYARRAEAV